The following DNA comes from Acholeplasma equirhinis.
AGTTCACCTTGATAATTCGGATGAATATGTTTATCATCTACATACCAAGGTACACCAAACTTATGGAAGAAGTGTACCCAAATTGTTTGACTGGTATTTTCAATCAGTTTTTTTAATAATGTCTTTTGGTATTCAATCTTTCCTAAGATCATTTGTATATAAATACCTTTTTCATTATCATCACTATAAATTAATAAACCTTTAATTGAATCATTCTCTGTTTCAATTAAATATTTTTGATTAGATACCATACGTACAAAATCTGCTTCACTTTGTAGTACGTATCTAGTATCTTTAATTGCTTCTTTATAAAAACTATAGAACTTATCTATGTGCATGTTTGTCTTGCTCTCTTTCATAGTTTAATAGATATGCTTTTAATTTAGGATCAGATGAGAATCCACCAATAGAACCATCTTTCTTAATGATTCTATGACATGGAATAAATAACATGACAGGATTACTGCCAACTGCATTTCCAACAGCTTGAACTGCTTTAGGATTATTGATACTTTCTGCAATATCTTGATAACTTGCAGTTTCACCAGGAAGTATATCCATTAAAGCACACCAAACTGCCATTTGGAATTTAGTACCTTTAATATCCAGTGGGATATCATTCGTGATTTCACCTTTAAAGAAACTATCAAGATAAGTAACATAAGGTTTCATCTTTTCTTCATTATGTTCTAGCTTTGATAGATCATCATTTTCATATAAATGAAGAGAAGATAAACCTTCGTCTGTTGCTTTTAAGATGAAGGTCCAGTCTAAATGTTTGTAGAATGTGTAATATTTCATTTTTAGCCCCCTAAAATTTTTGCAAACGATTTGCAAAACTTACTTTTAATGCTATAATCTATTTGCAAATGATTCGCAAATGAGGTTTTACTTATGAAAAAAATTATATCATCTATTTTTATTTTACTATCAATCTTTATTTTTACCGCATGTAGTGAAGTAGAAAGATACGATATTCTAACAACGAATTTCATAACCTATGATGCTGTGCGTTCAATTGTTGGTGATAGTTTGAAGGTAGGTATCTTAACAAATGTAAACCAAGACTATCACGAATATGAACCAACATCCAAAGAACTTTTAACAATTAAACAAACAAACGTCTTTGTCTTATTAGGTTTTGAATATGAAACATGGCTAGGTAATGAAGAGACAATTCAAACCTATTTAAACAGCGAGGCAGTTTATTTTAATTTAAGTGAAATGGTTGATACAGAACATGATCATCATGATGATGACACACATGACCATCACGAAGGTGAACACTTCTGGACGAATCCAATGCTTTATGTAGAAGTCATCAAACATTTAAATGAAGCATTAAGTGAAATATTTTTAGAGTTTGAATCATCATTTCTTACAAATAGTTTAGGATATACAAGTGAATTAGAAGAAGTTAGCAACAACTTTAAAACATATCTTTCTAATCTTTTAGAACCTACAATTTATTTTGTTGGTCATAATGCACTTCAAGGCTTTTCAGAATATTTTGAAATAGAAATCAATCCACTTGAAAATAAAACGAATCCACATAGTGATCCAACCAGTGAAGATGTCATTTTATTTATTTCAAAACTTAAAGAAAACAATATTAAAATTGTTTTTACGGAAGAATTTGTTGATCAAAGCTATCTAAACTTTATTAAACAAGAAATATCAGATATTGAGTTTTTAGAATTACATGGTTACCATAAACTCACACTTGAAGATTTTAATCAAGGTATCACATATTTAGATTTACTGAAAAGAAATATAGAAAATATAAAAGAGGTCTATCGATATGAATGATCCAGTGATTACATATGAAAATGTATCTATTCTTTATGGCACACATGAAGTCATAAAAGATATTTCATTTACAGTTAAAAGAAATGATTTTCTAAATATTGTTGGACCTAATGGTGCAGGTAAAACAACTTTAATTAAATCTTTAATCGATGAAATTAAAGTTGATAATGGAAAAAAACATATGGCATGTCAAAGAATTGGTTATGTACCACAAAGACAAGATATTAAAAGACATTTTCCATTATCCGTTAAAGAGTTTTTATATACCGGATTTGAGAGTCAAAAACTCATTATTTCTAAAGCAGATGAAGACTTAATGAAAAACTGGTTAGAAAGAATGAATCTTGATAAAGATTTGATTCATAAAAAGATGAATCACTTATCCGGTGGTGAGCTTCAAAGAGTACACTTTATTAGAGCTTTAGTTGCTAAGCCAGATTTATTAATTCTAGATGAACCTGCATCTGCACTTGATCCTAATTTTAGAGAGAAGTTTTATGACATCTTAAAAGAAATTAGAAAAGAAGAGCAGTTAACAATTATTCATATTACGCATGACTTAACAGATGTCATCTTAAAAGATAGTTTAGTCATGTATATTGATAGAGAGATCAAATACTATGGAAGTTATGAAAACTTCCATGAATTTGAACATGAGGGACATCACCATGGATAATTTCTTAATGTTACTCGATGTACTTAAAAACGGTATAATCATCTGTATCTTATTAGGACTGACTGCAAGTATGCTTTCACCATTTATTGTATTAAATGAACAAAGTTTAATTGCAGATGGCCTGTCACATGTATCATTTACTGCACTAGCAATAGGATTATTCTTTTTTGAAGATCCATATTATCTTGCAATACCTATTGCAGCAGTTGCGAGTATCTTAGTTAAGTGGATTTCAACCAAAACTAAAATTCAAGGTGATGCAGCACTTGGTATGGTTTCAAGTTTCGGGTTTGCGATTGGTTTAATTGTGATTAGATATTCAAATTCAAATATTGATTTAGAAAGTTTAATTTCTGGTAACCTTTGGTTACGTACTACAAGTGATGTTTATTTATCACTTACAGTCTTCTTACTCGTAGGTATCTTTATTTTAGTGTTCTACCGTAAGATGGTATCTTTAACTTATGACTTTGGTTTTGCAAGATTAACTGGTATTAAAGCTAATTTACTCTCTTATGCATTTGCAGTGCTAACCTCACTCTTTGTTGTAGTTGGTGTAAGAAGTATTGGTGTCTTACTGATTTCAAGTTTATTAATCTTCCCAGTTGTTACATCGAATATCTTAGCTAAGAACTTTAAGAGTTTAATTTTATTAGGTATTTTAATTTCAGTTGTCGTTGTCTTATTTGGAATCACTTTTGCACATATCTTAAATGTACCTGCAGGTAGTATGATTGTGATTTCATATGTCATATTATTTATGATCATTAGTTTAATTAAAAAATTAACAAGGGGGCATATTTATGACTAAGCTCACCCAAAAAAGAGAACTTATCTATAATATTTTAAAAAGTGTCGATGCACCAAAAAGTGCAGAAGAAATTCTAGCACTAGTTGGTAGTGATTTAAATCTATCAACTGTTTATCGTGCACTTGATAAGTTTTATCAACAAGGTATTGTTTCAAAAAACTATTTAAACAATACCGCATACTACTTCATAAACGAACATGAACATCATCATTTTATGATTTGTGAAGTATGTAAGGAAAAGTTTGAAATGGACTGTCATATTGATGAAATGATCCATGATATAGAAGCCAAATATGGCTTCGTAGTCGCAAGACATGATTTAAACTTCTATGGTATCTGCAAAAATTGTAAAATTCAAGAAAATTCATGAAAGCATTTTCTTAAATAATATTGCTTGATATCTATTGTTTGCATATCTATAATAAGGGTAGTATCAAATGTAATGTATAATCAACCAGATGTTCGGTGGTTAAGTCTCTACCTGGGTGCCGTAATACCTAGACTACATTCGTTTATATCCAATTTTTTCAGATGAATGTATTTTGACTTTAAACCACGAGCAATCTCGTGGTTTCTTTATTTTTTGATACAAAAAAACCTTTAGAGGAGAGAAAAATGAAGAAAATCGTTTTATTGTTAGTGGCTGTACTTGCTACAGTATTGCTTGTTGCATGTGGCGAAGCATCTGTCGATCCAGATGAAATCGTAGTTGCTTTCGTACCATCAAACTCAGCATCAGCAGTTATCACACGTGCAACAGAACTTGAAGAATTACTAGAAGAACGTGTTCCTGGTAAAAGCTTTAAGGTTATTCTTGGTACTGACTACGATGCAGTCGTAGAAGGTATGCTTGCAGGAACAATTCATGTAGGTTTCTTAACCGGCCAACAATACGCTGGTGTATCTGTTGAGTATCCTGGTAAAGTTGAAGTTGTCTTAACTTCAGTTCGTAAAGGATTTGCAGCACAATTTGATGCAAATGGTAATTTAGTATCTCAACAACAACTCTTAGAAAATATGGCAGCTGAAAACTACACTGGTCAATTATCTGATCGTGATATAACATTCTATCACTCAATCTTAATCGTTAGAAAAGACAGTGGTATTAATACATTAGAAGATTTAAAAGGTAAAACAGTTGGTACACAAGCGACATCTTCAGGTTCAGGTTTCGTATATCCTGCAGTTTTATTACACCAAAATGGTATGAAGTTTGTTTCAGGTGATCCTGATTCAACTAAGGGTGAAGTTAAATACCAAACAATTAATGGTCACCCAAGTGCTGCAATCGCAGTATTCAATAAAGACGTTGACGCTGCATTCACATTCATGGATGCAAGATCAAATGTCGTTGCTGAATATCCTGATATCTTTGCAGAAACAAAAGTTATTGCTTTAACTCCAGGTGTATATAACGATACAATCTCAGTTGTTTCAAATCTTAAAGCTGAATTAAAGACTGCGATTCAAGAAGCATTCTTAGACATTATTGGAACTGAACAAGGCTTATCAATTCTATCTGTTTATTCTCATACTGGTTACCTAAAATCTAAAGATGAAGATTATGCAGGTGAAAGAGAAGTTTATATCTTTAAACGCGACAATTTAAGCTAATTAAATAAATTAAAATTTTCGGAGGTAACTAGAAATGATCAAATTTGTCAACGTAGAAAAAACTTACCCTAATGGTTTTCAAGCTTTAAAGGATATTAACCTTGAGATCCATGAAGGTGAATTCGTGGCAATCATTGGTCTATCTGGTGCAGGAAAATCTACTTTATTAAGAACGATTAATAAAATACATCCAATTACTGGTGGGACGCTCTACGTCGATAACGTAGACGTCTCCACCATTCAAGGTAAAGAATTACGTTATTTTAGACGTAATATTGGGATGATTTTCCAATCGTTTAACTTAGTAAAGCGAATGAGTGTATTTAAGAATGTTTTATCAGGTAGAGTGGCTTATCACTCTACCTTTAAAACAATGTTTGGACTCTTTCCTAAAAAAGATCAATTATTAGCATTAGAAGCACTAGATAAAATGGGGATTCTTGATAAAGCGTTTGAAAGAGCAGATCGCCTTTCTGGTGGACAAATGCAAAGAGTTGCACTTGCACGTGCACTTGCTCAAGAACCTAAGCTCATCTTAGCAGATGAACCTGTAGCATCACTAGACCCTATTACAACCCTTTCTGTGATGGATGACTTCTTAAGAATTAATAAAGAATTTGGCATTACCATTATTACCAATATGCACCATGTTGACCTAGCTTTAAAATATGCAACAAGAGTGATTGGTATTAAAGAAGGTAGAATTGTCTTTGATGGTAAATCAGAAGAAGTCACAGAACAAGTGTTAGAACAGGTATATGGTAGAAAACTCACCAAGGATGAAGTCTTAGATGCCGCTGAGGTGGTTTTATCATGACAAAATTTGTCCTATCAAACGGTAAAGTTGTTAAGAAACCATTTAACTATGTATGGATCTACGCTTTAGTCGTTTTAGGTCTTTTTATCTATGCGTTAACTTGGACACCGATTTCAATTACACATCTGAATGTTGATGGATTTGTTCGCATGATGACTCAACTCTTTACACCACAAAATGGTAGAAATTGGGGAGACTATTTCATGTATGTATTTGAAATATGGGAACCTTTTATGGAAACAGTTAGAACTTCTTTTGCAGGTACATTCATTGGTGCTGTGTTTGCTATTCCATTTGCACTGATATGTGCAAATAATCTTATTAAGATAAGATGGGTGAATGAAGTCACTAAATTCTTTTTAAGTTTAGTTAGAACAATGCCGATTGCAATCATTGCGGTACTTGTGGCAGCATTCATTGGTTTCGGTAATACAGCAGGTACCATTGCTGTATCTATATTCTCATTTGGTATTCTTTCTAAAATGCTTTATGAATCTTTAGAAACAATTGATATGACACCACTTGAAGCACTGGATGCAACCGGTGCTAGAACACTTCAAAAGATTCATACATCGGTTGTACCACAAGTTAAACCAGTATTTATTTCATATTTCATTTATGTCTTTGAAATTAATATTAGAGCATCAATTATTCTTGCATATGTTGGTGCTGGTGGTATTGGTTTAATTCTAAAAGAAAACTTAGGTCCACTGGTATGGTATAACCGTGATAGAGCAGGTTTAATCATTATTTTAATTACGGTTGTTGTTTTAATCCTTAACTATTCTTCTAATGCGATTAGGAGGAAGTTACAATGACCGATATAAACTTAACCTTAAAGGAAACATTAAAACAAAAGCCAAAGACATGGATCTTCAATTGGATTATTACTTTAATACTTGGTTTATTCTTAGTTTATTCAATATCTGATTCATCGATTAACTGGTTTGCTGTTGGGAATTTCATTACAGCTTTTCCAACAACCGTTTCAAGATTTTTAAATCCTGACTGGGATTGGATGTTTGGTTTAGAAGTCTTTAAATTCTCACAAAGTGTTGTTTTCTTTTCAATAGAGACTTTAGCGATTGCTTTTGTAGGAACCGTGATTGGTGCGATACTTGCCATTCCTATTGGTGTCCTTGCAAGTAAGAATATTACTGGTAATGTGACATCTAAAATCAGTGATTTTGGTCTGATTTTAATTCGTACATTCCCAGAGATTGTTTTAGCAATCATTTTAATTGGACTTGTAGGTCCTGGACCTTTTGCAGGTGCAGTAACAATTGGTGTGCACTCAATAGGTATGCTTGGTAAACTTTATAGTGAAGCAATTGAAAATATGGACCGTGGTCCAATTGAAGCATTAGATGCTGTTGGTGCATCAACTTTCCAAAAGTTAAGATATGCAGTTTTACCAAATGTCATGCCTGATTTCTTTTCAATTATTCTATATCGTTTTGATATTAATATTCGTTCAAGCTTTATCTTAGGGTTTGTCTTCGCAGGTGGACTTGGTGCACCAATATCTTATGCATCAAGTGAAAGAAACTGGGAAGGTATTTCAGTGATTGTTATTGCTGTTATGGTTATGGTTTTAACAATTGAATTTATTTCTACGGAATTAAGAAAGAAATTAATTTAATACATACTAAAGTAAATACACACCATATAATAGGTGTGTATTTTCTTATCATAGTATAATGAATTTATAAGGAGGTTCATCATGAAATTACTACAACCGATGACAATTAAAAACTACACATTTAAAAATAGAGTGGTTATGCCTCCAATGTGTATGTATAGTGTTGAAAAAGAAGATGGTATTGCAACACCATTTCATTTTGCACACTATGTTAATCGTGCAATTGGTGGTGTTGGTTATATTATTGTAGAATCAACTGCAGTCTTACCAAATGGACGTATATCAATGAATGATTTAGGCATTTGGAGTGATGATCAAATACCTGCATTAAAACGTATTGTTGATGAAGTAAAACCCTATGGTGCTAAAATTGGTATTCAAATCAATCATGCCGGTAGAAAAGCTAGAGTCAATGAAAGAATCGTATCAACAACTGATGAAAAGTTTCTAGATACTTACGATGAACCGGTTATTTTAACAGAAGCAGAAACTAAAAAAATCATTAATGCTTTTGGTATGGCTGCTAATCGTGCGAATCTTGCAGGATTTGATGCTTTAGAAATTCATGGTGCACATGGTTATCTTATTAATCAATTTTTATCACCTTTAACAAATAAATTAACGAATCAATACAGCGATGGCTTTAATTTTCTAACAGAAATCATTGCAGAAGTAAAAAAATACTGGCCAAAAGAAAAGATCTTACAAATTAGAATATCTGCATATGAATATAGTGAAGAAGGCCTAACACCATATGATTGGGCATCTTTAATCAATAACTTTAAAGATGACCTAGATTTAGTGAATGTTTCATCTGGTGGTAATATCCCTGCTAAAGTTAATGACTTTCCAGGATATCAATTAGATTATGCAAGAATCATTAAAGAAGAAACTAATCTACCTGTCATTGCTGGTGGTCAACTTGAAAGTCTAGTGTTTTCAAATGGACTTGCAGAAGAACATGATATTGATATGATTTATTTTGGAAGAAAGTTATTAAGAGATCCATACTTCCTATATGATTATGATAAAAGCTTAATTGCTAAACAATATGTCAGACTTGAACAACTTAAAAAAGCAGAATGAGATAGACTTAAGGTCTATCTTTTTTTATTGTAATAATCCACACATCAAAATTATTTTTTGTTAAACTAAAAAGTGGATACTAAAGAATTACGGGGATAAGTTAATGATCATAGGATGTGTAAAAGAGATCAAGTCAAATGAAAATAGGGTCGGTTTAACACCAGATTCAGTTTCAGCATATGTTAAAGCGGGTCACACAGTTTTAATAGAAAAAGGTGCAGGGCTTGGTTCAGGTTTTAAAGATAGTGATTATAAAAAACAGGGTGCTAAGTTAGTAGAAACAGCAGCAGATGTTTGGAAACAATCAGAGATGATCGTTAAGGTAAAAGAACCGATTAAAGTAGAATATAAATACTTTAGAAAAGGTTTAATTCTTTATACATATTTACATTTAGCAGCAGTTAAACCATTAGTTTTAGCACTTATAAAATCTGGTGTATCAGCATTCGCATATGAAACCATTAAAGATGAAACAGGATTACCTTGTCTAAAACCGATGAGTGAAGTTGCAGGTAAACTTTCTATTTTAGAAGGTGCTAGATTCTTATATAAGAATAATGGTGGAAATGGCTTACTGATCAGTGGTGTTACTGGCGTTAACCCTGCTAAAGTGACAATTATTGGTGGTGGTGTTGTCGGTCGCGCAGCGTTATCTAATGCCTATGGTCTTGGTGCTGATGTGACTTTACTTGATATCAATGAAGATACTTTAACAAAACTTAAGTCACAATATCCGAACATTAAAACATTTAAATCTAATGAAGAAAATCTAATTGAATCTTTAAAAGATGCGGATATTGTTGTATCAGGTGTCTTACTTCCTGGTGCAAAAGCACCTAAGCTTATTAAAAGAAGTTATTATAAACAAATGAAAAAAGGTGCTGTGATTGTTGATGTTGCTATTGACCAAGGTGGATCAACAGAAGTTTCTAAACCAACAACACATGCAGAACCTGTTTTTGTTGTGGATGGTATTATTCATTACTGTGTTGCCAATATGCCGGGTATCGTTCCAAAAACATCAACCATAGCACTTAATCATGCAACGCTTAAATTTGGATTAGAGCTTGCAAATAAAGGTGCAGAAAAAGCAATCAAAGAATCGGAAGCACTTAAAGCAGGTTTAAATATCTATCAAGGTAAGATTACTTATAAACAAGTTGCAGAAGCTTTTGATTTAGAATATACAACTTTATAAAACTAAAAAAGGTAAACAAGTTTTAAAAAGCGATGGTTACCTTTTAATCATCAATAAGGAGTTTCAATGGAAATAATCAATGGACATCAAGTAGAGTTTGATGAAATTAATCATATCTACTATGTAGATGGCAAAGAAGTACCATCTGTCAGTCAAATATGTAAACTAGATAATCCTTCAATGTATCAAGGTATTGATAAACAAGTTTTAAACATGGCTGCACAAAAAGGTGTCAATTTACATAAAATCATTGAAAACTATGAACAAAATGGAATTATTCAAAAAGGTAGTATCGAACTTCAAAACTATATTCAAATGAAAAAGAAATACCAAATCAATCAGAAACTTTCTGAACGCATGGTTCTGATTGAATTAGACGGAAAAGTTGTTTGTGCAGGTCGATTTGACTTACTGGGTGATATTGGAGGAATTCCTGCATTAATTGACTTTAAAAGAACCAGTGAACTACATACAAAGTATGTCAAACTACAACTTAATTTGTATGCATTAGGACTGATGCAAAGCTATGGTGAGATTGTAGAAAAACTGATGGTCATAAGACTGAGATATTTTGAGGTTGAAGTATTAGAATTTGAACTTGACTTTGATTACACAGTTGAAACTTTAAGAAAGTACATTTAAAAAAGAAGAGCAATCATTTAAGATTGCTCTTTTGTTTCTAAGTCTAAAGTTTCTTTAGGTTCTAGTTCTAATCCGACATATAAAACAATGAGTGTAAACATATGAAGCGGTGCATAATATGTATTATCCACTAAACCATGTACATGTGTAACAATTAAAACACCAGCAACAACTAATGTTTTAAAGCCCCATTTTTTAATAAATAACTTAACAAGTTCAAAATGGTGATAAATTAATGCTAGCAGTCCAACTAATCCCATTGTTGCTAGTGTATGTAAGATTGTATTGTGGTAACTTCTAAAACTATTGTTTTCCCAAACATCACTATACCAGCTCTTACCAAAGATCGGGGATTCTAAGAAATATTTAATCGCATCCGTCCAATCTTCTTCACGTCCATTTAAGAATGAATTGGTTTGCATAAACCCAATGAAGAAATCTAACATATAGATAAAGAGTGGGATTGCGATTAAAAGAAGTATTGAACCACCGATGATTAATTGTTTTTTATACTTCCTATAGTCGATTTTAACGTATTTAAAGATTGCATATAAGAAGATGAGTCCAAACGCTAAAACACCTAAATAAGCACCACGAGATGTGGTTAAAACGATAGTAACAAGTGATACCAACATTAATCCAAATTGTAATACTTTATGTAGTACTTTTTTATCTTTAAATAAGAAATACATATTAATTGGCAGTAACATTGCAAGTACACCACCAATGTTGTTACCTACACCCCAACCAACATTTAATCTGACATAGAAGCCATCGACTTCATAACCCCAACGTTCATCAATTGCCAGTTTCAAGATATCAATAAAAGAACCATAATCGAGATGATCTATATAATAAAAGATCATCATTGTAAATGTTTGAAGGATAACAACAATGGATAAATAAAGCATTGTTCTAAATATATATTCTAAGAAAGGTTTTTCATTTGTTATTCGGTAGAATAGATAAAGTGCTAAGTAGATTAAACCCATTGAAGAGATCATTAATATGGACATATCAAATGGTTTAGAATCCATTAAGTATCCAATAATAGATAAAAGATAAGCACCAGCAAGAATAGATAAACCTAATCCTAATTTTCCAAAATTAAATTCAATCTTAAATTTAATGAAGTGATAAATAAAGGCACCAATGAGAATTGCAATTACTACATATAAGATCCACATTTCATTTAAATTTTCCATACCCATATCTTGGTTAGATAACATAATGACTGCATGCGGAAGTAATGGGAATGTATATATGGTTTCTTTAAATAAAATAAGGATCATTGCCATAACTAAGACAAAGATACTAATTCCAATTAATTCTAGTACATCAAAATATGGCTTTGGACCAATTGAATCTATATTAATGAACCAAAATAAGAAGGTAAATATAGATACCGAAATTAAATAATATTTACTTTGTAGAAATTGTTCTAATTTTAATTTCATATTACGCCTCAACTAAATTATTGGTTTCAACTTCAATATTACTGAATACTGCAAATACAGAG
Coding sequences within:
- the phnE gene encoding phosphonate ABC transporter, permease protein PhnE — encoded protein: MTDINLTLKETLKQKPKTWIFNWIITLILGLFLVYSISDSSINWFAVGNFITAFPTTVSRFLNPDWDWMFGLEVFKFSQSVVFFSIETLAIAFVGTVIGAILAIPIGVLASKNITGNVTSKISDFGLILIRTFPEIVLAIILIGLVGPGPFAGAVTIGVHSIGMLGKLYSEAIENMDRGPIEALDAVGASTFQKLRYAVLPNVMPDFFSIILYRFDINIRSSFILGFVFAGGLGAPISYASSERNWEGISVIVIAVMVMVLTIEFISTELRKKLI
- the phnE gene encoding phosphonate ABC transporter, permease protein PhnE yields the protein MTKFVLSNGKVVKKPFNYVWIYALVVLGLFIYALTWTPISITHLNVDGFVRMMTQLFTPQNGRNWGDYFMYVFEIWEPFMETVRTSFAGTFIGAVFAIPFALICANNLIKIRWVNEVTKFFLSLVRTMPIAIIAVLVAAFIGFGNTAGTIAVSIFSFGILSKMLYESLETIDMTPLEALDATGARTLQKIHTSVVPQVKPVFISYFIYVFEINIRASIILAYVGAGGIGLILKENLGPLVWYNRDRAGLIIILITVVVLILNYSSNAIRRKLQ
- the phnC gene encoding phosphonate ABC transporter ATP-binding protein, with the protein product MIKFVNVEKTYPNGFQALKDINLEIHEGEFVAIIGLSGAGKSTLLRTINKIHPITGGTLYVDNVDVSTIQGKELRYFRRNIGMIFQSFNLVKRMSVFKNVLSGRVAYHSTFKTMFGLFPKKDQLLALEALDKMGILDKAFERADRLSGGQMQRVALARALAQEPKLILADEPVASLDPITTLSVMDDFLRINKEFGITIITNMHHVDLALKYATRVIGIKEGRIVFDGKSEEVTEQVLEQVYGRKLTKDEVLDAAEVVLS
- the ald gene encoding alanine dehydrogenase; this encodes MIIGCVKEIKSNENRVGLTPDSVSAYVKAGHTVLIEKGAGLGSGFKDSDYKKQGAKLVETAADVWKQSEMIVKVKEPIKVEYKYFRKGLILYTYLHLAAVKPLVLALIKSGVSAFAYETIKDETGLPCLKPMSEVAGKLSILEGARFLYKNNGGNGLLISGVTGVNPAKVTIIGGGVVGRAALSNAYGLGADVTLLDINEDTLTKLKSQYPNIKTFKSNEENLIESLKDADIVVSGVLLPGAKAPKLIKRSYYKQMKKGAVIVDVAIDQGGSTEVSKPTTHAEPVFVVDGIIHYCVANMPGIVPKTSTIALNHATLKFGLELANKGAEKAIKESEALKAGLNIYQGKITYKQVAEAFDLEYTTL
- a CDS encoding Fur family transcriptional regulator yields the protein MTKLTQKRELIYNILKSVDAPKSAEEILALVGSDLNLSTVYRALDKFYQQGIVSKNYLNNTAYYFINEHEHHHFMICEVCKEKFEMDCHIDEMIHDIEAKYGFVVARHDLNFYGICKNCKIQENS
- a CDS encoding methylated-DNA--[protein]-cysteine S-methyltransferase; this translates as MKYYTFYKHLDWTFILKATDEGLSSLHLYENDDLSKLEHNEEKMKPYVTYLDSFFKGEITNDIPLDIKGTKFQMAVWCALMDILPGETASYQDIAESINNPKAVQAVGNAVGSNPVMLFIPCHRIIKKDGSIGGFSSDPKLKAYLLNYEREQDKHAHR
- a CDS encoding oxidoreductase — protein: MKLLQPMTIKNYTFKNRVVMPPMCMYSVEKEDGIATPFHFAHYVNRAIGGVGYIIVESTAVLPNGRISMNDLGIWSDDQIPALKRIVDEVKPYGAKIGIQINHAGRKARVNERIVSTTDEKFLDTYDEPVILTEAETKKIINAFGMAANRANLAGFDALEIHGAHGYLINQFLSPLTNKLTNQYSDGFNFLTEIIAEVKKYWPKEKILQIRISAYEYSEEGLTPYDWASLINNFKDDLDLVNVSSGGNIPAKVNDFPGYQLDYARIIKEETNLPVIAGGQLESLVFSNGLAEEHDIDMIYFGRKLLRDPYFLYDYDKSLIAKQYVRLEQLKKAE
- a CDS encoding metal ABC transporter ATP-binding protein gives rise to the protein MNDPVITYENVSILYGTHEVIKDISFTVKRNDFLNIVGPNGAGKTTLIKSLIDEIKVDNGKKHMACQRIGYVPQRQDIKRHFPLSVKEFLYTGFESQKLIISKADEDLMKNWLERMNLDKDLIHKKMNHLSGGELQRVHFIRALVAKPDLLILDEPASALDPNFREKFYDILKEIRKEEQLTIIHITHDLTDVILKDSLVMYIDREIKYYGSYENFHEFEHEGHHHG
- a CDS encoding PD-(D/E)XK nuclease family protein, which codes for MEIINGHQVEFDEINHIYYVDGKEVPSVSQICKLDNPSMYQGIDKQVLNMAAQKGVNLHKIIENYEQNGIIQKGSIELQNYIQMKKKYQINQKLSERMVLIELDGKVVCAGRFDLLGDIGGIPALIDFKRTSELHTKYVKLQLNLYALGLMQSYGEIVEKLMVIRLRYFEVEVLEFELDFDYTVETLRKYI
- a CDS encoding metal ABC transporter substrate-binding protein; the protein is MKKIISSIFILLSIFIFTACSEVERYDILTTNFITYDAVRSIVGDSLKVGILTNVNQDYHEYEPTSKELLTIKQTNVFVLLGFEYETWLGNEETIQTYLNSEAVYFNLSEMVDTEHDHHDDDTHDHHEGEHFWTNPMLYVEVIKHLNEALSEIFLEFESSFLTNSLGYTSELEEVSNNFKTYLSNLLEPTIYFVGHNALQGFSEYFEIEINPLENKTNPHSDPTSEDVILFISKLKENNIKIVFTEEFVDQSYLNFIKQEISDIEFLELHGYHKLTLEDFNQGITYLDLLKRNIENIKEVYRYE
- a CDS encoding metal ABC transporter permease, coding for MDNFLMLLDVLKNGIIICILLGLTASMLSPFIVLNEQSLIADGLSHVSFTALAIGLFFFEDPYYLAIPIAAVASILVKWISTKTKIQGDAALGMVSSFGFAIGLIVIRYSNSNIDLESLISGNLWLRTTSDVYLSLTVFLLVGIFILVFYRKMVSLTYDFGFARLTGIKANLLSYAFAVLTSLFVVVGVRSIGVLLISSLLIFPVVTSNILAKNFKSLILLGILISVVVVLFGITFAHILNVPAGSMIVISYVILFMIISLIKKLTRGHIYD
- the phnD gene encoding phosphate/phosphite/phosphonate ABC transporter substrate-binding protein, giving the protein MKKIVLLLVAVLATVLLVACGEASVDPDEIVVAFVPSNSASAVITRATELEELLEERVPGKSFKVILGTDYDAVVEGMLAGTIHVGFLTGQQYAGVSVEYPGKVEVVLTSVRKGFAAQFDANGNLVSQQQLLENMAAENYTGQLSDRDITFYHSILIVRKDSGINTLEDLKGKTVGTQATSSGSGFVYPAVLLHQNGMKFVSGDPDSTKGEVKYQTINGHPSAAIAVFNKDVDAAFTFMDARSNVVAEYPDIFAETKVIALTPGVYNDTISVVSNLKAELKTAIQEAFLDIIGTEQGLSILSVYSHTGYLKSKDEDYAGEREVYIFKRDNLS